A single window of Aphidius gifuensis isolate YNYX2018 linkage group LG1, ASM1490517v1, whole genome shotgun sequence DNA harbors:
- the LOC122857466 gene encoding cytochrome b5 isoform X1 has translation MATESSETSSSPSNTKFYTRAEVAKHNDNKKTWIIIHNNVYDLTNFLNEHPGGEEVLLEQAGQDGSESFEDVGHSTDARQMMGPMKIGEIVQEERTVDKPEKSSKDWSGEDGESSGSWKSWLIPVIVAIVGTIIYNLYIATR, from the exons atggCGACTGAATCAAGtgaaacatcatcatcaccatcaaatactaaattttatacaagaGCTGAAGTTGCCAAgcacaatgataataaaaaaacatggatTATTATTCACAACAATGTCTatgatttgacaaattttctcaatgag catCCTGGTGGTGAAGAGGTTCTTTTGGAGCAAGCTGGTCAAGATGGATCCGAGTCATTTGAAGATGTTGGTCATTCAACAGATGCTAGACAAATGATGGGACCCATGAAAATTGGTGAAATTGTTCag gaGGAAAGAACAGTAGATAAACCAGAAAAAAGTAGCAAGGATTGGTCAGGTGAAGATGGTGAATcaag TGGTTCATGGAAGTCATGGCTGATACCGGTCATCGTAGCAATTGTGGGAACAATCATCTACAATCTATACATCGCTACACGTTAg
- the LOC122857466 gene encoding cytochrome b5 isoform X2 produces MATESSETSSSPSNTKFYTRAEVAKHNDNKKTWIIIHNNVYDLTNFLNEHPGGEEVLLEQAGQDGSESFEDVGHSTDARQMMGPMKIGEIVQEERTVDKPEKSSKDWSGEDGESRKKKKCILM; encoded by the exons atggCGACTGAATCAAGtgaaacatcatcatcaccatcaaatactaaattttatacaagaGCTGAAGTTGCCAAgcacaatgataataaaaaaacatggatTATTATTCACAACAATGTCTatgatttgacaaattttctcaatgag catCCTGGTGGTGAAGAGGTTCTTTTGGAGCAAGCTGGTCAAGATGGATCCGAGTCATTTGAAGATGTTGGTCATTCAACAGATGCTAGACAAATGATGGGACCCATGAAAATTGGTGAAATTGTTCag gaGGAAAGAACAGTAGATAAACCAGAAAAAAGTAGCAAGGATTGGTCAGGTGAAGATGGTGAATcaag aaaaaaaaagaagtgcATCCTGATGTGA
- the LOC122861050 gene encoding gustatory receptor for sugar taste 64f-like, protein MANFFRFNETHIKFKQEPEYFHRSMKYILKFCQLFGVFPMSGISNNNPDMLSKNINIVSIGLAERYKFLNKITMKTKIWNDHDTYWCQVRMNYTNLSKLVKHTNDIISPLIFLSFSHNFFYVCISLFEGISLDRYDILSLYPIYSFINVLMRMIAVMFSTSIINNQSKLVLPKVYSCPSNKFTIETERLLNQIANDNIAFTGMKFFFLTRSFIVAVGSTIVSYEIILLKFSSLSIDSNTTEKP, encoded by the exons atggctaatttttttcgtttcaatGAAactcatattaaatttaaacag gaGCCAGAATATTTTCACAGAagtatgaaatatattttaaaattctgtCAATTATTTGGAGTTTTTCCAATGTCTGGTATATCAAATAACAATCCAGACATGttgtctaaaaatataaatata gtaTCAATTGGTCTTGCTGAAaggtataaatttttaaataaaattacaatgaaaacaaaaatatggaATGATCATGATACATATTGGTGTCAAGTTCGAATGAATTATACTAATTTGAGTAAATTAGTTAAACATACGAATGATATTATATCacctttgatatttttatcattttcacataattttttttatgtttgtatATCACTTTTTGAAGGAATATC actTGAtagatatgatattttatcgCTCTAtccaatttattcatttataaatgtattaatgAGAATGATAGCTGTTATGTTTTCAACatcgataataaataatcaaagtaAATTAGTTCTTCCAAAAGTTTACTCTTGtccttcaaataaatttacaattgag acTGAAAGATTATTGAATCAAATtgcaaatgataatattgcaTTTACTGgaatgaagtttttttttcttacacgTAGCTTTATTGTAGCA gtCGGTAGTACGATTGTTtcatatgaaattattttattaaaattttcaagccTAAGTATTGATTCAAACACAACAGAAAAaccataa
- the LOC122857177 gene encoding torsin-1A-like — protein sequence MIVKTYLLTILILFIHQQETSCFINNFQPLLSITYDTTSKLFLKLKSSFYHNDQCLIDDIKKNITELELMINKNLYGQHIAGSYVLAAIGSHLIDKNPSKPLTMIFHGKTGTGKNYLATMIANAYFKNGEDSKYYHFINSRSDFPLDGSIDEYKKLLYDMVIENLKTCPESIFVFDEVDMMQPGVLDVLVPFLNYKRNKKIHHNGYFIDIITNRAIYIFLTNTGSQEIIDTMIMLNNNGKKRNDMVLSDFEHLISLGAFNEKGGFYKSDAISANLIDHYVPFLQLEYEHIKLCIEYAFNSRDAVANDESIQDVMAYVTFEEPPYHRFSKSGCKRIEQKTATILYKNRSKDET from the exons atgatTGTTAAAACGTATTTActtacaatattaatattattcatccaTCAACAAGAAACAtcatgttttataaataattttcaaccaTTGTTAAGTATAACATATGACACtacaagtaaattatttttaaaattaaaatcatcattttatcataatgatcaatgtttaattgatgatataaaaaaaaatataactg aattagaattgatgattaataaaaatttatatggtcAACATATTGCTGGAAGCTATGTTTTAGCTGCAATTGGATctcatttaattgataaaaatccaTCAAAACCATTGACAATGATATTTCATGGTAAAACTGGTActggtaaaaattatttagcaaCAATGATTGCAAatgcatattttaaaaatggtgAAGAtagtaaatattatcattttataaatagtaGAAGTGATTTTCCATTGGATGGATCaattgatgaatataaaaagcTATTATATGATATggttattgaaaatttaaaaacatgtcCAGAatcaatatttgtatttgatgaAGTTGATATGATGCAACCAGGTGTACTAGATGTACTTgtaccatttttaaattacaaaagaaataaaaaaatacatcacaatggttattttattgatataataacaaatcgtgcaatatatatatttttaacaaatactGGAAGTCAAGAAATTATTGATACAATGATAATGcttaataataatggtaaaaaaCGTAATGATATGGTACTAAGTGATTTTGAACATTTAATATCACTTGGTGCATTTAATGAAAAAGGTGGATTTTATAAAAGTGATGCTATAAGTGCtaatttaattgatcattATGTACCATTTTTGCAACTTGAATATGAACATATTAAACTTTGTATTGAATATGCATTTAATTCACGTGATGCTGTTGCTAATGATGAATCAATTCAGGATGTTATGGCTTATGTTACATTTGAAGAGCCACCTTATCATAGATTTTCCAAGTCTGGATGTAAAAgaattgaacaaaaaacagcaactattttgtataaaaatcgTAGTAAAGATGAAACATAA
- the LOC122857151 gene encoding torsin-1A-like has protein sequence MNIKRSVVTLSLWLIYYFQETSCFDPITIGAGAVFTAGSIYSGFKYFTNDCKSNECCNNENWIKKDMQALKMAMNQRLFGQHIAHTTVLAAMTSHINNPEPKKALTMSFHGLPGSGKNYLSSMIANSYFTKGENSKYYHFFNGRTEFTNDQHIDKYKLSIKKKIIDSLIDCPNSIFVFDEVDMMPQGVLNVLVPFLQYGKHQNIYNDNDQHIDIKTNNAIYIFLSNTGSHEIINTLIKIWENGGNRDNTKLSDFENIITMGAFNEIGGFKNSHTISTNLIDHYVPFLPMEEKHIKRCIEIEFNDKNYKPSDDDINEVMSYVTFDSSTHNLFAKSGCKRLSLKIATIVYQKRDKFL, from the exons ATGAATATTAAACGTAGTGTTGTAACATTGTCACTTtggttgatttattattttcaagagaCATCATGTTTTGATCCAATAACTATTGGAGCTGGTGCAGTATTTACAGCTGGATCAATTTATTCtggatttaaatattttacaaatgattGTAAAAGCAATGAATGTTGTAACAATGaaaattggataaaaaaagatatgcaag cTCTAAAAATGGCAATGAATCAACGTCTATTTGGTCAACATATTGCACATACAACAGTATTAGCAGCAATGACATCTCATATAAATAATCCAGAACCAAAAAAAGCATTGACAATGAGTTTTCATGGTCTACCTGGTTcaggaaaaaattatttatcatcaatgattgcaaattcatattttacaaaaggtgaaaatagtaaatattatcatttttttaatggtaGAACAGAATTTACAAATGATCaacatattgataaatataaattatcaattaaaaaaaaaataattgatagttTAATTGATTGTCCaaattcaatatttgtatttgatgaAGTTGATATGATGCCACAAGGTGTATTAAATGTACTTGTACCATTTTTACAATATGGaaaacatcaaaatatatataatgataatgatcaacatattgatattaaaacaaataatgcaatatatatttttttatcaaatactgGTAgtcatgaaataataaatacattaattaaaatatgggAAAATGGTGGTAATCGTGATAATACAAAGCTAAgtgattttgaaaatattataacaatgGGGGCATTTAATGAAATTGGTGGTTTTAAAAATAGTCATACAATAAgtacaaatttaattgatcattATGTACCATTTTTACCAATGGAAGAAAAACATATTAAACGTTGtattgaaattgaatttaatgataaaaattataaaccaagtgatgatgatattaatgaaGTCATGTCATATGTTACATTTGATTCATCAACACACAATTTATTTGCTAAATCTGGATGTAAAAGATTATCACTTAAAATAGcaacaattgtttatcaaaaaagagataagtttttataa